One genomic region from Ralstonia pickettii DTP0602 encodes:
- the gabD gene encoding succinate-semialdehyde dehdyrogenase (catalyzes the formation of succinate from succinate semialdehyde; NADP dependent~K00135: E1.2.1.16, gabD; succinate-semialdehyde dehydrogenase (NADP+) [EC:1.2.1.16]), producing MELQHTALLRSHCLIDGEWTGAQSGAELAVYNPATHEQIGSVPLAGAAETEQAVRAAERALPAWRAQTGKARAAVLRRWADLMLAHQEDLAQLMTAEQGKPLAEARGEVAYAASFLEWFGEEAKRVDGEVLASPRSSQKLVVLREPVGVCAAITPWNFPAAMITRKVGPALAAGCTIIVKPAEQTPLTALALAVLGEQAGVPRGVLQVVTGDAVQIGGVLCASPVVRKLSFTGSTAIGKLLMAQCAGTVKKLSLELGGNAPLIVFDDADLDRAVEGILASKFRNSGQTCVCANRIYVHERVYDEVARRLVSAVEQLRPGHGVDSEVTQGPLIDADAVAKVEAHIADALAHGAAVLTGGQRHALGGTFFAPTVLANATSSMRVAREETFGPLAPLFRFSTEEEVVAMANDTESGLAAYFFSRDMGKIWRVAQALEYGMVGINTGLISNEVAPFGGVKQSGLGREGSSHGIDEYLETKYLCMDVE from the coding sequence ATGGAACTCCAACATACCGCGCTGTTGCGCAGCCATTGCCTGATCGACGGCGAATGGACCGGGGCGCAAAGCGGCGCAGAACTCGCGGTCTACAACCCGGCGACCCACGAACAGATCGGCTCGGTGCCCCTGGCCGGCGCGGCCGAAACCGAACAGGCGGTGCGCGCCGCCGAGCGCGCGCTGCCGGCATGGCGCGCGCAGACGGGCAAGGCGCGCGCCGCCGTGCTGCGCCGCTGGGCCGATCTGATGCTGGCGCACCAGGAAGACCTGGCCCAACTGATGACCGCCGAGCAAGGCAAGCCGCTGGCCGAGGCGCGCGGCGAGGTCGCCTATGCCGCGAGCTTCCTCGAGTGGTTCGGGGAAGAAGCCAAGCGGGTCGATGGCGAGGTGCTGGCCAGCCCGCGCAGCAGCCAGAAGCTGGTGGTGCTGCGCGAGCCGGTGGGTGTGTGCGCGGCCATCACGCCGTGGAACTTCCCGGCGGCGATGATCACGCGCAAGGTCGGCCCGGCGCTTGCCGCCGGCTGCACCATCATCGTCAAGCCCGCCGAACAGACGCCGCTCACGGCACTGGCGCTGGCCGTGCTGGGCGAACAGGCCGGCGTGCCGCGTGGCGTGCTGCAGGTGGTGACCGGCGACGCCGTGCAGATCGGCGGCGTGCTGTGCGCCAGCCCGGTGGTGCGCAAGCTCAGTTTTACCGGCTCGACCGCGATCGGCAAGCTGCTGATGGCGCAGTGCGCCGGCACCGTGAAGAAGCTCTCGCTGGAACTGGGTGGCAACGCGCCGTTGATCGTCTTCGACGACGCCGACCTCGACCGCGCGGTGGAGGGCATCCTCGCCTCCAAGTTCCGCAACAGCGGCCAGACTTGTGTCTGCGCCAACCGCATCTATGTGCACGAGCGCGTCTATGACGAGGTCGCGCGCCGTCTCGTCAGCGCGGTCGAGCAGTTGCGGCCGGGCCATGGCGTCGACAGCGAGGTCACGCAAGGCCCGCTCATCGACGCGGATGCCGTGGCCAAGGTCGAAGCGCATATTGCCGACGCGCTGGCGCACGGCGCCGCCGTGTTGACGGGCGGCCAGCGCCATGCGCTCGGCGGCACCTTCTTCGCGCCGACGGTGCTGGCCAATGCGACTTCGTCGATGCGGGTGGCACGCGAGGAGACCTTCGGCCCGCTGGCACCGCTGTTCCGCTTCAGCACCGAAGAGGAGGTGGTGGCGATGGCCAACGATACCGAGTCGGGGCTGGCCGCTTACTTCTTCTCGCGCGACATGGGGAAGATCTGGCGCGTGGCGCAGGCACTCGAGTACGGCATGGTCGGCATCAATACCGGGCTGATCTCGAACGAGGTGGCGCCGTTCGGCGGCGTCAAGCAATCGGGGCTGGGCCGCGAAGGCTCAAGCCATGGCATCGACGAGTATCTGGAGACCAAATACCTCTGCATGGACGTCGAATAA
- a CDS encoding signal peptide protein has product MPVLRQTAALLACSVPALFTFAAMPAMAQSQPDAETSAHTFTANVSVATDYRYRGLMQTNRRPAIQGGFDYSHSSGFYLGNWNSSISWLGDSNAEVSAPIEMDFYGGYKSTFGGDWSYDIGVLQYYYPGDYPASYTRPYTTEVYAGLGYGPVTLKYSYAPTNLFGFADSKHSWYIDLSANVPLNFWDLTLNTHVGYQKVQVANASYVDWKIGLTKDLGKGFSLAVAYIDTNADKAVYTNAKGRYMGRGTAWASLTKTF; this is encoded by the coding sequence ATGCCTGTACTGCGCCAGACCGCCGCGCTGCTTGCGTGTTCCGTCCCCGCTCTCTTCACGTTCGCCGCCATGCCCGCCATGGCCCAATCCCAGCCAGACGCAGAGACGTCGGCGCATACGTTCACGGCCAATGTCTCCGTGGCCACCGATTATCGCTACCGTGGCCTGATGCAGACAAATCGCCGGCCCGCGATCCAGGGCGGTTTCGACTACAGCCATTCGAGCGGCTTCTACCTCGGCAACTGGAACTCGAGCATCAGCTGGCTGGGCGACAGCAATGCCGAGGTGTCGGCACCGATCGAAATGGATTTCTACGGGGGCTACAAGAGCACGTTCGGCGGAGACTGGAGCTACGACATCGGGGTGCTGCAGTACTACTACCCGGGCGACTATCCGGCCAGCTACACGCGGCCATATACCACCGAGGTGTACGCAGGCCTGGGCTATGGTCCGGTGACTTTGAAGTACTCCTATGCGCCAACCAATCTCTTCGGCTTCGCTGACAGCAAGCACAGCTGGTACATCGACCTGTCGGCCAACGTGCCGTTGAACTTCTGGGACCTGACGCTGAATACGCATGTGGGCTACCAGAAGGTGCAGGTAGCCAATGCATCGTATGTGGACTGGAAGATCGGCCTGACGAAGGACCTGGGCAAGGGCTTCTCGCTGGCGGTGGCCTACATTGACACCAACGCCGACAAGGCCGTGTACACCAATGCCAAGGGCCGCTACATGGGGCGTGGCACGGCCTGGGCTTCGCTGACGAAGACGTTCTGA
- a CDS encoding transcriptional regulator (response regulator in two-component regulatory system with KdpD; regulates the kdp operon involved in potassium transport~K07667: kdpE; two-component system, OmpR family, KDP operon response regulator KdpE) has protein sequence MPFDFSPTILLVEDEPHIRRFVRATLESEGCTVHEAETLKRGLIESGTRQPDLVILDLGLPDGDGVQLIREMRTWTEVPILVLSARSGEADKIGALDAGADDYLTKPFGVGELVARVRVLLRRHARANAHGTHHVTFGDVQVDLANRVVTRSGESVHLTPIEYRLLAVLIAHRGKVMTHRELLREVWGPAQSESSQYLRVYMGHLRHKLEADPAQPAHLLTEIGLGYRFAG, from the coding sequence ATGCCATTCGATTTTTCCCCGACGATCCTGCTGGTGGAGGACGAGCCCCATATCCGGCGCTTTGTCCGCGCGACGCTGGAGTCGGAAGGCTGCACCGTGCACGAGGCGGAAACGCTCAAGCGCGGACTGATCGAATCGGGTACGCGGCAGCCCGACCTTGTCATACTCGACCTGGGGTTGCCGGACGGCGATGGCGTGCAGCTGATCCGTGAAATGCGCACGTGGACCGAGGTGCCGATCCTCGTACTATCCGCGCGCAGCGGGGAAGCCGACAAGATCGGCGCGCTGGATGCCGGGGCGGACGACTACCTGACCAAGCCATTCGGCGTCGGCGAGCTGGTGGCGCGCGTGCGCGTGCTGCTGCGCCGGCATGCCAGGGCCAATGCCCACGGCACCCACCATGTCACGTTCGGGGACGTCCAGGTCGACCTGGCGAACCGTGTGGTCACCCGCTCCGGAGAGTCCGTGCACCTGACCCCGATCGAGTATCGCCTGCTGGCGGTGCTGATTGCCCACCGCGGCAAGGTCATGACACACCGTGAACTGCTGCGTGAGGTGTGGGGACCTGCGCAGTCCGAGAGCAGCCAGTACCTGCGCGTGTACATGGGACATTTGCGGCACAAGCTTGAAGCGGACCCAGCCCAGCCGGCCCATTTGCTGACCGAAATCGGGCTGGGTTACCGTTTTGCCGGGTGA
- a CDS encoding hypothetical protein (K07190: PHKA_B; phosphorylase kinase alpha/beta subunit), whose translation MLNRLEMLRIFVTAAEAGSFKHAAIRLGISPQAVTRAVQELERIQGELLFHRNTRQIRITAFGEQLAARARDGVMQLDALFAPRSDPEGPDFTGVVRVTAPKALGRIGVLPTLAGLALRHAGLRIELDLSDVPADVVDGRIDIGVRFGFVRDSRFVVRKVATHAFHVVGAPALIDRLGRPRQIQDLETLPTTVMQDVTTGRPWPWWFARGQQYTPSAPAFTSNDSEAERDAVLSGLAFGQLAAILADEHIAAGRLVPVLQKYAPEPWDLFVYRPQRGPVPPRIRLVFDGLVNALSGGYQVGA comes from the coding sequence ATGCTCAATCGCCTTGAGATGCTGCGCATCTTCGTGACCGCAGCGGAAGCTGGCAGCTTCAAGCACGCGGCGATCCGACTCGGCATCTCGCCACAGGCGGTCACGCGCGCCGTCCAGGAGCTGGAGCGCATCCAGGGCGAATTGCTGTTCCACCGGAACACACGCCAGATCCGCATTACGGCGTTCGGCGAGCAACTGGCCGCCCGGGCGCGCGACGGCGTCATGCAGCTTGACGCGCTGTTCGCGCCACGTAGTGATCCGGAAGGCCCCGACTTCACGGGTGTGGTCCGGGTAACGGCGCCCAAGGCGCTGGGCCGCATCGGCGTTCTGCCTACGCTGGCCGGGCTCGCGCTCCGGCATGCCGGGCTGCGCATCGAGCTGGACCTCAGCGACGTGCCGGCGGATGTGGTGGATGGGCGGATCGATATTGGCGTGCGCTTCGGTTTCGTGCGCGACAGCCGTTTTGTGGTGCGCAAGGTGGCGACGCATGCCTTCCACGTGGTGGGCGCACCGGCATTGATCGACCGGCTCGGCCGGCCAAGGCAGATCCAGGATCTGGAGACACTGCCCACCACCGTGATGCAGGACGTCACGACGGGGCGGCCGTGGCCCTGGTGGTTCGCGCGGGGCCAGCAGTACACGCCCTCGGCCCCTGCCTTCACCAGCAACGATTCCGAGGCCGAGCGCGATGCGGTGCTGTCAGGACTGGCCTTCGGCCAACTCGCGGCGATTCTGGCGGACGAGCATATTGCCGCCGGCAGGTTGGTGCCGGTGCTGCAGAAGTACGCGCCGGAGCCATGGGACCTCTTTGTCTATCGTCCGCAGCGTGGGCCCGTTCCGCCACGCATTCGCCTGGTGTTCGATGGCCTGGTGAACGCGCTGTCGGGAGGGTATCAGGTCGGCGCTTGA
- a CDS encoding dihydrodipicolinate synthase (K01714: dapA; 4-hydroxy-tetrahydrodipicolinate synthase [EC:4.3.3.7]) translates to MWRTDEESFSGAAVRAWVGIDAGLRTSPWGIWVPMVTPMRAGALDLPAAARLAERYAEAGVNGLVILGTTGEGSLLASHERQAFTAAVLEAVHGELPVMAGVGAVDTRTVCAQVAELDAFDLAGYLVPPPYYLRPSDEGITWHFNEVARVTGRPLMLYNVPKRTGCEMSPALIRSLLAHPRIAAVKECDSGNLAALSDDPQATVMCGEDAAMLDHLLGGGAGVIAASSHIRPDLFVRLLHLSQTGHVDAARALFARLAPLIALMFSEPNPAPVKAALALSGEISAETRLPLQPARSALVQRLEEAMALLPPCKEREDGPLPKRRALA, encoded by the coding sequence ATGTGGCGCACTGATGAGGAGAGTTTCTCCGGTGCCGCCGTCCGCGCCTGGGTCGGCATCGATGCGGGCCTCCGGACGTCGCCGTGGGGCATCTGGGTGCCCATGGTCACGCCGATGCGCGCCGGGGCGCTCGACCTGCCGGCAGCCGCCAGGCTGGCCGAGCGCTATGCCGAGGCAGGCGTGAACGGGCTGGTCATCCTCGGCACGACGGGCGAGGGAAGCCTGCTTGCGAGCCATGAACGGCAAGCCTTCACGGCAGCCGTGCTCGAGGCCGTTCATGGCGAACTGCCGGTGATGGCCGGCGTGGGCGCGGTGGATACGCGCACAGTCTGCGCGCAGGTTGCCGAACTCGATGCCTTCGACCTGGCTGGCTACCTGGTGCCGCCTCCTTACTACCTGCGCCCGTCCGATGAGGGCATCACCTGGCATTTCAACGAAGTGGCGCGTGTTACGGGCCGCCCGCTGATGCTGTACAACGTCCCGAAGCGGACCGGATGCGAGATGTCGCCCGCGCTGATCCGATCTCTGCTTGCCCATCCGCGCATCGCCGCGGTGAAAGAGTGCGACAGCGGCAACCTCGCCGCGCTTTCTGACGATCCGCAGGCCACCGTGATGTGTGGCGAGGACGCCGCCATGCTGGATCATCTGCTTGGCGGCGGTGCCGGAGTCATCGCGGCGTCGTCGCATATCCGCCCCGATCTCTTCGTGCGCCTGCTGCATCTGTCGCAAACCGGCCATGTCGACGCCGCCCGCGCCTTGTTCGCCCGGCTCGCGCCACTGATTGCCTTGATGTTCTCAGAACCCAATCCGGCGCCGGTGAAGGCGGCGCTCGCGCTTTCCGGCGAGATTTCCGCGGAAACACGGCTGCCGTTGCAGCCGGCAAGGTCCGCGTTGGTCCAGCGGCTGGAGGAGGCCATGGCCCTGCTTCCGCCGTGCAAGGAACGGGAAGACGGGCCGTTGCCAAAGCGCCGGGCGCTTGCGTAG
- a CDS encoding hypothetical protein (K03607: proQ; ProP effector) produces MGFEKLAALKEQLAKKAQAESKAGAQRKKNPRADTPAKPVDPVVHSIARLQKHFPKAFPKNPAPKVPLKVGTFEDLRQHATALALTEEELREAIRTWCKGTRYWSCLVEGAKRVDLDGQEAGVVSQTDAKRAQQLKARRPKSAPSGQGARSGQGTQAPT; encoded by the coding sequence ATGGGCTTTGAAAAACTGGCAGCACTGAAAGAACAACTGGCGAAGAAGGCACAGGCCGAGTCAAAGGCAGGGGCACAGCGCAAGAAGAATCCGCGCGCTGACACGCCCGCGAAACCGGTCGATCCGGTGGTGCATTCCATTGCCCGGCTGCAGAAGCACTTTCCCAAGGCCTTTCCGAAGAACCCCGCCCCCAAAGTGCCGCTCAAGGTCGGCACGTTTGAGGATCTCAGGCAGCATGCGACGGCGCTTGCCTTGACCGAGGAGGAATTGCGCGAAGCGATTCGTACCTGGTGCAAAGGGACACGCTATTGGTCTTGCCTGGTTGAAGGGGCCAAACGGGTAGACCTGGACGGGCAGGAGGCTGGCGTCGTCAGCCAGACGGATGCGAAGCGGGCGCAGCAACTAAAGGCCCGTCGGCCTAAGAGCGCCCCGTCCGGGCAAGGCGCCCGCTCCGGGCAAGGCACTCAAGCGCCGACCTGA
- a CDS encoding 4-aminobutyrate aminotransferase (K00823: puuE; 4-aminobutyrate aminotransferase [EC:2.6.1.19]): MTMKNLELNQRRTLATPRGVGVMCDFYADRAENATLWDVEGRAYTDFAAGIAVLNTGHRHPRVMQAITAQLERFTHTAYQIVPYQSYVALAERINAMVPIQGLNKTALFTTGAEAVENAIKIARAHTGRPGVIAFSGAFHGRTLLGMALTGKVAPYKVGFGPFPSDIYHAPFPSALHGVSTERALQALDSLFKTDIDPGRVAAIIVEPVQGEGGFQAAPSDFMQGLRAVCDQHGIVLIADEVQTGFGRTGKMFAMSHYDVEPDLITMAKSLAGGMPLSAVCGRAQIMDAPLPGGLGGTYAGNPLAVAAAHAVIDVIEEEGLCERSAELGNQLRDHLLAQRKHCPAVAEVRGLGSMIAAEFCDPATGQPSAEHAKRVQARALEAGLVLLTCGTYGNVIRFLYPLTIPQAQFDAALAVLAQALAE, from the coding sequence ATGACCATGAAAAACCTCGAACTGAACCAACGCCGAACCCTCGCGACGCCGCGCGGCGTGGGCGTGATGTGCGATTTCTATGCCGACCGCGCGGAGAACGCCACGCTGTGGGACGTAGAAGGCCGTGCCTACACCGACTTCGCCGCCGGCATCGCCGTGCTCAATACGGGCCACCGCCATCCGCGCGTGATGCAGGCCATCACCGCGCAGCTGGAGCGTTTCACGCATACCGCCTACCAGATCGTGCCCTACCAGAGCTATGTCGCGCTGGCCGAGCGCATCAACGCGATGGTGCCGATCCAGGGCCTGAACAAGACGGCCCTGTTCACCACCGGCGCCGAAGCCGTGGAAAATGCCATCAAGATCGCCCGTGCGCATACCGGCCGCCCGGGCGTGATCGCCTTCTCGGGCGCCTTCCATGGCCGCACGTTGCTGGGCATGGCGCTGACTGGCAAGGTGGCGCCGTACAAGGTCGGGTTCGGCCCGTTCCCGTCCGACATCTACCACGCGCCGTTTCCCAGCGCGCTGCACGGCGTCAGCACCGAGCGGGCGCTGCAGGCGCTGGACAGCCTGTTCAAGACCGATATCGACCCGGGGCGCGTGGCCGCGATCATCGTTGAGCCGGTGCAAGGCGAAGGCGGCTTCCAGGCGGCGCCGTCCGATTTCATGCAGGGCTTGCGGGCGGTATGTGACCAGCACGGCATCGTGCTGATCGCCGATGAAGTGCAGACTGGTTTTGGCCGCACCGGCAAGATGTTCGCGATGTCGCACTATGACGTCGAGCCGGACCTGATCACGATGGCCAAGAGCCTGGCCGGCGGCATGCCGCTGTCGGCGGTCTGCGGCCGCGCGCAGATCATGGATGCGCCGCTGCCAGGCGGCCTCGGTGGCACCTATGCCGGCAATCCGCTGGCGGTGGCGGCGGCGCACGCGGTCATCGATGTGATTGAGGAAGAAGGGCTGTGCGAGCGCTCCGCCGAGCTTGGCAACCAGTTGCGCGATCACTTGCTCGCACAGCGCAAGCACTGCCCCGCAGTGGCCGAGGTGCGCGGGCTGGGTTCGATGATCGCTGCCGAATTCTGCGATCCGGCCACGGGCCAGCCCAGCGCCGAGCATGCCAAACGCGTACAGGCCCGTGCGCTGGAAGCCGGCCTGGTGCTGCTGACCTGCGGCACCTACGGCAATGTCATCCGTTTCCTCTATCCGCTCACCATCCCGCAGGCGCAGTTCGACGCAGCGCTGGCGGTGCTGGCCCAGGCGCTGGCCGAATAA
- a CDS encoding MFS transporter, whose translation MRFTAIRSLLAVTMLAASSLALAEGARDWPSQPVRIVVPFQAGSATDLISRQIGLGLGKEYGQTFVIENRPGAAAMIGSEVAARAPGDGYTLLMSGPASMVTNRFLYKKLSYDPDAFEKVAVVAVTPNILLSNPSLPFKTLPEMVAYAKANPGKLTYASFGAGTTSHIAGEMLKAAAGIDIVHVPYKGAGEAIPALLSGQVSMYFDTIMTGLPYVKAGKLRALGMSTAKRSPNAPEIPTIAEQGYAGFDIAPWYGIVAPKGTPADVVGKLNVSINKLLKSPEFRERLAATGAEPRGGSVGEFSAMVSAEIPRTEKLVKQSGVTLQ comes from the coding sequence ATGCGTTTCACTGCTATCCGTAGCCTGCTTGCGGTCACCATGCTGGCGGCCTCTTCCCTGGCACTCGCGGAGGGCGCCCGCGACTGGCCCAGCCAGCCGGTGCGTATCGTCGTGCCGTTCCAGGCTGGCTCGGCCACCGACCTGATCTCGCGGCAGATCGGCCTTGGCCTCGGCAAGGAATATGGCCAGACCTTCGTGATCGAAAACCGGCCAGGCGCCGCTGCCATGATCGGCAGCGAAGTGGCTGCGCGCGCGCCTGGCGATGGCTATACGCTGCTGATGTCCGGACCGGCGTCGATGGTGACCAACCGGTTCCTGTACAAGAAGCTCAGCTATGACCCGGATGCGTTCGAGAAGGTGGCGGTCGTCGCGGTCACGCCTAACATCCTGTTGTCCAACCCCTCGCTGCCGTTCAAAACGCTGCCCGAGATGGTGGCGTATGCCAAGGCCAATCCGGGCAAGCTGACCTATGCCTCGTTCGGTGCCGGCACCACCTCGCATATCGCCGGCGAAATGCTGAAGGCCGCGGCCGGCATCGATATCGTCCATGTGCCGTACAAGGGCGCTGGCGAAGCGATTCCCGCGCTGCTGTCCGGCCAGGTGTCGATGTACTTCGACACCATCATGACCGGCCTGCCGTATGTGAAGGCGGGCAAGCTGCGTGCGCTTGGCATGTCCACCGCGAAGCGCTCGCCGAACGCGCCGGAGATCCCGACGATCGCCGAGCAGGGCTATGCCGGCTTCGATATCGCGCCGTGGTACGGCATTGTCGCGCCCAAGGGCACGCCGGCGGACGTGGTCGGCAAGCTCAATGTCTCGATCAATAAGCTGCTCAAGTCACCGGAATTCCGCGAGCGGCTGGCGGCCACCGGCGCCGAGCCGCGTGGCGGCAGCGTCGGCGAATTCAGCGCGATGGTCAGCGCCGAGATTCCGCGTACCGAGAAGCTCGTCAAGCAGTCCGGCGTGACTTTGCAATAA
- a CDS encoding oxidoreductase has product MSTNIEGKVVVITGASSGLGETTARYLAARGASVVLAARRADRLATIAEEIRAAGGKVEVVPTDVTRQEDVRTLIDTAVRVFGKLDVLINNAGLMSIAPLSETKVDEWDRMIDINIKGVLYGIAAALPVFQRQGSGHFINIASVAGIKVFSPGGTVYSGTKFAVRAISEGLRHEVGGAIRTTTIEPGAVDSELKLGSSHEASAQFVKDFYQIAIPSEAVARAIAYAIEQPADVDINEIVLRPTVQEF; this is encoded by the coding sequence ATGAGCACGAATATCGAAGGCAAGGTAGTCGTCATTACGGGCGCCAGCAGCGGGCTTGGCGAAACCACGGCGCGTTACCTGGCGGCGCGTGGTGCGTCGGTGGTCCTGGCAGCGCGCCGGGCGGACCGGCTGGCCACCATCGCGGAAGAAATCCGCGCCGCGGGTGGCAAGGTGGAAGTGGTGCCCACCGACGTGACGCGCCAGGAGGACGTGCGCACGCTGATCGACACCGCCGTGCGCGTATTCGGCAAGCTCGATGTGCTGATCAATAACGCGGGCCTGATGTCCATCGCACCGCTGAGCGAGACGAAGGTCGACGAATGGGACCGCATGATCGACATCAACATCAAGGGCGTGCTCTATGGCATCGCCGCGGCGCTGCCGGTATTCCAGCGGCAGGGCAGCGGCCACTTCATCAACATCGCTTCCGTCGCGGGCATCAAGGTATTCAGCCCGGGCGGCACGGTCTACAGCGGCACCAAGTTTGCGGTGCGGGCCATCTCGGAAGGGCTGCGCCATGAAGTGGGCGGCGCGATTCGCACCACCACCATCGAGCCGGGCGCGGTCGACTCCGAACTGAAGCTGGGCAGCAGCCACGAGGCCAGCGCGCAGTTCGTGAAGGACTTCTACCAGATCGCGATTCCGTCAGAGGCTGTGGCGCGCGCCATCGCCTACGCGATCGAGCAGCCGGCAGACGTGGATATCAACGAAATCGTGCTGCGTCCGACGGTACAGGAGTTCTGA
- a CDS encoding DNA-binding protein (K00375: K00375; GntR family transcriptional regulator / MocR family aminotransferase): protein MPAISSGFGPIIQYRLRKSDGANLKSICGDLLLQRLGPEGPAALGKPLNRGLYECIRGAIQDGSLAPATRLPPQRDLAAELGLSRNTVMFAYDQLLAEGYLYARTGSGTFVAATAPESYLNAAAVPATEVGPQAMPGLSPRGQRLIANASASPTQWGAFMPGVPDVTRFPHRRYAQIAARLWRQPRPEWLSYGHGGGLPALREAVATHLRVARSVRCDPDQVLITEGIHQAIDLVVRMLGSPGDQAWVEEPSYWGIRGVLQVSDIGMVPKPVDDEGLTLPDSETGKETPAPRFIFVTPSHQYPLGAVMSLKRRRALLEYARQRGSWIVEDDYDSEFRFSGQPIPSLQGMEPDAPVIYIGTFSKTLYPGLRMGYLVLPRSLAGAFQTAHAELYRAGHLMTQATVAEFMQAGDYAAHIRRMRPLYARRRAILAALIERYLGPGALHEHGSNAGLHLVLRLPDDADDVAITAAARARGIVVRPLSRYFIGDAVQQGLLLGYACVPEEDIAPAFDRLLGCLPRGGTAKSPN, encoded by the coding sequence ATGCCAGCCATTTCATCCGGCTTTGGCCCTATAATCCAGTACCGCTTACGCAAATCCGATGGTGCCAATTTGAAATCGATCTGCGGCGACCTGCTGCTCCAGCGCCTGGGCCCCGAAGGCCCGGCGGCGCTGGGCAAGCCGCTCAACCGGGGCCTCTACGAATGCATCCGCGGCGCGATTCAGGACGGCAGCCTCGCGCCGGCCACTCGCCTGCCGCCGCAACGCGACCTTGCCGCCGAACTGGGGCTGTCGCGCAATACGGTGATGTTTGCCTACGACCAGCTGCTGGCAGAGGGTTACCTGTACGCGCGCACCGGCAGTGGCACCTTCGTTGCCGCCACCGCGCCGGAGAGTTACCTGAATGCCGCCGCCGTCCCGGCGACCGAGGTCGGGCCGCAGGCCATGCCCGGGCTGTCGCCGCGCGGACAGCGGCTGATCGCCAACGCCTCGGCTTCGCCCACGCAATGGGGGGCGTTCATGCCGGGCGTGCCCGACGTGACGCGCTTCCCGCACCGGCGCTATGCCCAGATCGCGGCCCGCCTGTGGCGCCAGCCGCGGCCGGAATGGCTGAGCTATGGCCATGGTGGCGGGCTGCCGGCGCTGCGCGAAGCGGTGGCGACGCATTTGCGGGTGGCGCGCTCGGTGCGCTGCGATCCCGACCAGGTGCTGATCACCGAGGGCATACACCAGGCCATCGACCTGGTGGTGAGGATGCTGGGCTCGCCCGGTGACCAGGCGTGGGTGGAAGAGCCCAGCTATTGGGGCATTCGCGGCGTGCTGCAGGTCAGCGATATCGGCATGGTGCCGAAGCCGGTGGACGACGAGGGCCTGACGCTGCCCGACAGCGAGACCGGCAAGGAGACGCCTGCGCCGCGCTTTATCTTCGTCACGCCCTCGCACCAGTACCCGCTCGGCGCCGTGATGAGCCTGAAGCGCCGGCGCGCGCTGCTGGAATACGCCCGCCAGCGCGGCAGCTGGATCGTGGAAGACGACTACGACAGCGAATTCCGCTTCTCCGGACAGCCGATTCCGTCGTTGCAGGGCATGGAGCCGGATGCGCCGGTGATCTATATCGGCACCTTCAGCAAGACGCTCTATCCGGGCTTGCGCATGGGCTACCTGGTGCTGCCGCGCAGCCTGGCCGGCGCCTTCCAGACCGCGCACGCCGAGCTGTACCGGGCCGGCCACCTGATGACGCAGGCAACTGTCGCCGAATTCATGCAGGCCGGTGACTATGCCGCCCACATCCGTCGCATGCGGCCGCTGTATGCCAGGCGGCGGGCCATCCTGGCCGCGTTGATCGAGCGCTACCTCGGCCCCGGTGCGCTGCACGAGCACGGCAGCAACGCCGGCCTGCACCTGGTGCTGCGGCTGCCCGACGATGCCGACGACGTGGCCATCACCGCTGCCGCCCGGGCGCGCGGCATCGTGGTGCGGCCGCTGTCGCGCTATTTCATTGGCGATGCCGTGCAGCAAGGCCTGCTGTTGGGGTACGCCTGCGTGCCGGAGGAGGACATCGCGCCAGCCTTCGACAGGCTGCTCGGCTGCCTGCCGCGCGGCGGCACGGCGAAGTCTCCAAATTGA